GAGTCTGGAGATGTTATCGGGGATTGTATACATCAGCCACAAAGTCATAAAATTTGAGCATACAATGTGCATTATTCAGCACTAGGGTCTTTTGTTTCTTCGACCGTTTCTTCTGATGCCACGAGTTTTGTCCCTATCACTCATGTTATCTAGACTCCTCTATTTTGAATCATATGACTTGGTCCCCACATAATCTTACCATAATTTCCCCAACTGTGATCCTAATCAAATTCATATTGCAATAGAACCTATTTCTATTTTTGGAATTGGGACTGTTCATATTGACTCCTTTTAAGTTCTTATAGTGTTTTTCTTATCCCAAAGTTAACTCAGTTGTTCAGGATTTGGGCACAAAGAGGGTAATCATACTTGGGATCTTGTGTCATGTCCCTTTGAAGTTAAACCAATTGGGTGCAAGTGAGCGTATAGTGTTACGCCTGATGGTTCTTTGGACATGTATAAAGCTTGTTTAATGGCTCTATGAAATCATCAAGAATATGGAGTAAACTATGACGAGACATTTGCACCAGTTACCAAATCGACTACCATGCATACAATCTTAGATATTGATGCTTCTCATCATTGAAGCTTATCCCAAATGGATGTTTAGAATGTTTTTCTCCATGGTGATCTAGatgaagttatttttatgaCTCCACCTCTATGATATCCTTTAGCTAGCTTCGAACATGTTTGTCGATTAAGGAAATCTTtctatggtctcaaacaagctcCACGTGCATAGTTTGTCAAATTTAAAAGTACACTCTGTGCATCAAACTTTAAACAAAGCGCTTATGATCCATTTATGTTTTCTTGTCGAACCGCTCAAGGTATAACCATTCTTTTGATCTATGtagatgaaattttaattacaagTGATGATGTCTCTAAAACTCACTATTTGAAGACAACCTTACAGTAGCCTTTCCACACCAAGGATCTTGGTCCATTGACATATTTTATAGGGCTTGAGATCTCTCTCTTAATATGGTATTTTTGTCAATCAACATAAATATGCTCAAGATAGTGTTGATCTTGCCCAAGTTCAAGGTCCTAGCACATATAATACTCCTACTGAGCTCAATGTTAAACTCCATTCTAATGATGGGGATGTTCTTGATGACCCAACTCATTTTCAAAGAATGGATGGGAGACTCAACTACTTGACAATTACTCGACCTGATATAGCACATGCAATTTGGTTAGTTCATGACCTCATCATCTTCACATAATTGTTGCTCAATGTGTTGTTTAGTATATTTTGGGGACAATTCTGAGaggatttttctttccttattaaGTGATCTTAAAATGACTACTTATGCTAATGAAGATTGGGGTGGTTGCCCTAGCTCTCGTCGTTCTACTACTAGATGATGTTTATTTTTGGGCAAAGCctaatttcttgaaaatctaAGAAACAAGATCGTGTCTCAAAATCTTCAACTAAAGTTGAATATCAAGCTATGTCCCATCCATGTTCGAATATTACATGGCTTCAAGGTCTACTTACTGAACTTGGATTTTCTTCACTCGATCCAACTTCTCTTCGTGCCGACAATACTAGTGCTATCCAGTTTATTATGAATGCACAAAGCATATTGAGATTGACCGTCATTAGATCCAAGAAGTTTTTGAACAAAAActgattattttttcacatgTTTCTTCTCATAACCAAATTGCCGATATTTTCACCATAGGATGACTAAAGAACATCAATACTTAATTGGCACATTGTTGTTGTTTGATCTGTCAACATCAATTTGAGGGGGAGTGGTCAACACATTTGATGAGATTTATGCTATAAATTAAGGATTGTGATTTGATGAGATTTGTGTTGTAAATTAGAGATTGTGATGGGCTGTAACTTAGGGATTGTGATTTATAATAGGCATGCAATCCTTGATATAATTAGCTAGCATAAACTAAGGAATTGGTTAGTCAATTGAGGGATTTGATTTACTCTTGTATAACTATAAATAAGGACCATGTACACATCAAACAACTAGGCAGAAAGAAAAtccattcttttctttcaaattatcAAGTATCTAGATGGGCTAAAATAATGGTGATTTCATCAGTATTTGGTTGGCTCaatgtttttacaaaaataatgtATGGGCTTAGAAGTTTAGAATTGAGCTATCCAAGTCAATCACTAAAACCTAAAAGTTTCAATATATCTTAATCCAATCAAGAGTTAGGACTGCTAATGCGCCGATACATACCAAAGTAAGTTGGACAACCTCCATCTAGTCTCTGACTAATGTAAGATTTGTTAGCCATTAAATACGTTTTACCTTGAGTCTTAAAACCTAATTCAAAATCTTGTTATGGTATAAGCACTCTTTGATATAAGCTTCACTTCCAATTAGTTCTCATACCATTGGTTTTTTATAGCTATCGCAATTCAATAAACTAGAGGTACGGAACCCTTGAGGTACAATGCTTATTACTTTTCATTGCTATGAACAACACAGTTTTATGAAATTTtcactttaattaatttgttgataaTAAGCTCATCTTTCATTGATATCATCATCTATGATGCTTTATGTTATTGATATCCAATCAATTGAGTACTTAATATcttcatcaaaatttattttatggtcTACATGTTTATACTTGTTAAATATCCAAAAGCTGAAAGCATTTAGGGCCAGTCAACCTAACAGTAAGAAGAGCAATGAGAAGGGCAAGTTAGGGCATACCGGTTGCTCCACGTGATCATTAAAGAAGCTAATAGTTGAGTCCTTGGCTTCACGAACCCAGTTGTCAATATCAGGGCTTCCCATCAAACGACTATGTCGAAGGAGCCACGAGGAACAAAATGACAAGCCAACTACACCACATGTGTGGCGGATCCAGTGCTGGGATAATTTACTAGGCTTTTGGTGTTTGGAAACCTTagaaaggagaagaaacaaATATATCTCAAAAACGTTGACCAACCATTAGGCAATAATTAtctctaaaaaacaataaagatataCAAGAGTaagtagaagaagaagcaatCAACCAATAAAGataatcaatcaattataaaatGTAGTCTATAGGAAGCACTGTTACCATAACAGATATATAGGAGTCCAATTTCTCAAGATTTTTATAAACCGCATTGATGGCATCACTGATTTCACAATCTGTCCACTGAGACCCTTCTTGATTAACTTTTGGTGATTTCTCAAATACAAGTGGAAATGAATAGCTTCCTTCAACAGAAGAATCAGTCTGCACATCATTGAAGTGAAAAGTAAATAATAGCAACTTTTATTATGATGAGAAAAAACCACTAAAAAGTCATAAGCAAATTGTCATTGCCACAAGGATGGCGAAAAGCTGCAATCATCATATGTTAGTTTCTCTACCTGACGTATTGCATGTAAATGGCCAATTGATGCCtccaaatttgaaaataaatgattaataaCTGCTAGTAATGGCGGAAATGACTTTTCTGGATCTTCCACTAACTGCTCTCCACGTCTATCAACTTCCATGTAAACCTACAAGTGAAGTGAAGCGAAGCAATTGATTGGTAATTAGTTcttacaatgtttttttgctCATTGATGTATCCATTAACATCCACAAagaacaaacataaaaatttgacactgagaattttttttttacacttcaaGCCCATATTTCAAAGAAAGTTTACTCATTTCCGAGTTTTCTAATTATCAATGAAGAGCAAGTTCATATATAATGTTACAGAATAATATGAACCATACATTAAGACCTCACCTAAACAACTTAAACTTTTCGGATGATATAGATCAAGGTTTTAATGACcaatgatcacgagttcgaatcttgcTACCCACATTGAGATAATTATTTGACATTCAGGTCAAATAATTAGTAAGAATTATCTATGaaatacaaaaccaaaaccaaaagaagCATCACACGAACCTCGGCCAAGAATGTAGCAATGGCACATCTTAAGTTGCTTAAGATAACTATCCTCTCAGAAATATAAGCAGAAGCAAATTGACTAAGATGCTGCATAGACCAACCGTCAACAATGCTTTGACGCAACACCTTAGCTGTTCCACCAAGGAAAGCATTTGGCCCTCTCTCGAAAATCATAAAGTACAATTTCCTAGCATTAGATGCCTGCAGTTACAAACAAATCAAAGCAAAACGATCACAACAGAGAGAACTTCCCAGATACAACGGTTAACAACAAACACACTGGGTGTAGTATCAGTACCTCTATTAAAGGTTGCCAAAATTGCAAATTATCTTGAATGTTGtgcaaatgtataaaaatatgcCCCATAATATCCTCCAAAACATCATACACCCTCGAAGACTCTATCCTAACCCTGCACATATAGAAAACACGACATCATCTCTAATAAATTCtagatttaagaaaataaatataacaaattaaaataattatacttaTTTATCCATcattatttacaaaaacaagaatatttcataattttttttaattaaatttgtgcACTAATTTCTAATCAGCGTTCAATTACCAGTAGCgattttttcataagaaaagtGAAATAATGCctaaatatcaacaaaaaaaactagtaattaattaacaattaaacaGGAAAATCAAAATGTGAAGAGAGTGAGAGAAAGAGTAAATACACAGAAGAATCGAGAGTGTTGGAAGGGAGAGGGAGTGGGAGGCAAGCCTTGCGTCGTCTGCGAGGAAAAAAGACGCGTCGTCCGGTTTGAACGCAGAGATTGGAGATTCTGGAGAGAAAATCGGAGGAATCATGGAAAGAGAGGGGAAAGAGAGCAGCAAGTCGGTTGCGGAGATAGTGAAAGTAGACAGAGAGAATAAATCCTTTCTGCTTATTGGCTTCGGTTTCGTCTTCTTCCTCGTTTGTACGTCGATGCTCTTCCAAATCCATTGATGGATGCTCTCTCTAAGCTACTGATATCTGTTCGTTAGTTTCAAAATGTAACGGCGCTGCTGCCTGTCGAGGAAGCAGCATTTTGTATCTGAAAAATACGGGATCCATCTCTCTGTTCGTGGTAAATACCAAAGACCCCTTCcaacaatcaaaattaattaacagcCTATGGTTTAAACTCatgaagtaaaaaagaaaaacaaaaggaccaatctaaaaaaatctttaaacacACAACACTACAATGGCCCTAAAATGCtaatgatatttaatatatttttattttcattcccCAATCTAtccaaacaattaaaattaaattatcctcaattcttttttatttatttatccaaatAAAGAAGGGTAAAGAAATATTCATCTCTTCCTTTTCCATGGGTGTGTTTATTCACCTCATGAAAAAGCATATATTACATGTTTTCTATGAGATACGCCGCACAACGTACTTGTACTTTCCCTCctatcatataattttttcaggATAAATTATAAGGAATTAACTTGTTACACAGCTTAAAttgctcttgtttttttaaaagatggtCATTTTTCtgtctttaaaa
This region of Populus trichocarpa isolate Nisqually-1 chromosome 9, P.trichocarpa_v4.1, whole genome shotgun sequence genomic DNA includes:
- the LOC7488171 gene encoding protein DGS1, mitochondrial — encoded protein: MDLEEHRRTNEEEDETEANKQKGFILSVYFHYLRNRLAALFPLSFHDSSDFLSRISNLCVQTGRRVFFPRRRRKACLPLPLPSNTLDSSVVRIESSRVYDVLEDIMGHIFIHLHNIQDNLQFWQPLIEASNARKLYFMIFERGPNAFLGGTAKVLRQSIVDGWSMQHLSQFASAYISERIVILSNLRCAIATFLAEVYMEVDRRGEQLVEDPEKSFPPLLAVINHLFSNLEASIGHLHAIRQTDSSVEGSYSFPLVFEKSPKVNQEGSQWTDCEISDAINAVYKNLEKLDSYISVMVSKHQKPSKLSQHWIRHTCGVVGLSFCSSWLLRHSRLMGSPDIDNWVREAKDSTISFFNDHVEQPLLSIRDELFDTFRKRHKGVMEVEEVQLTASSLHRMLLAFSEQTKVQKFPEHASDQEMLEIVMDRYEQELTHPIQNLLKGELAHALLIQVQKLKLDIETAMLELDQILKANEINFAILAALPAFFLSLLLLMLLRAWFKRDTRAEGRGRIARRQRRLLLVEVEKGIAQYQTYVNQGLEKESQCMFGLVLHCLDRLFHAVEGHAKATGEWQWLRQDIIDLGKPRLQTDYKLMVLSRMERVYECLLPSLRRQ